A single region of the Fusobacterium sp. DD2 genome encodes:
- a CDS encoding FAD-dependent oxidoreductase, which yields MKVKKWRCTVCDEMFDYDKKPDNCPVCGVGQELFELVEVEVSEKSIEKEVDIVIIGGGVAAVNAADAVSSRNKKANITMVCREKYLPYYRTRLTELIDTDISMERMKIKKETWYSDRNIKLLLGKEATTINSKDKKVVLCDGEELSYDYLVIASGAGCFIPPFENKELENVRVIRELEETLDIKSKAANYKNAVVIGGGVLGLETAWGLKNLGIDVTVLEVMPKILPRQLDEKGSALLERIILDTGIKVEKGVQVKGFEGNGKVEKVVLKDGREFPADLVIVSAGIVPNKGFALSCDLKANKGITVNEKMETCIKDIYACGDIAEFNGRVMGLWQVAMEQGKVAGANICGDEIIYKEQVQPLSFDGMNTKLLSIGDVHSNEGETDYVEEYDAAKKIYKKLVFSEGVLKGAILIGDTSKSIAIIKAVREGIRKNDILAKMYN from the coding sequence ATGAAGGTAAAAAAATGGAGATGTACTGTATGTGATGAGATGTTTGACTATGATAAGAAACCAGATAATTGTCCAGTATGTGGAGTAGGACAGGAGCTTTTTGAATTAGTTGAAGTTGAAGTCTCAGAAAAATCTATTGAAAAAGAAGTAGACATAGTTATAATTGGAGGAGGAGTTGCTGCTGTTAATGCTGCAGATGCAGTGAGCAGTAGAAATAAAAAGGCAAATATAACAATGGTTTGTAGGGAAAAATATCTTCCTTACTATAGAACTAGACTTACTGAGTTGATAGATACAGATATTTCAATGGAGAGAATGAAGATAAAAAAAGAAACTTGGTATAGCGATAGAAATATAAAACTTTTACTTGGAAAAGAGGCAACAACTATCAATTCTAAAGATAAAAAAGTAGTTTTATGTGACGGAGAAGAACTAAGTTATGATTATCTTGTTATCGCTTCTGGTGCTGGATGTTTTATACCACCATTTGAAAATAAAGAATTAGAAAATGTAAGAGTAATAAGAGAGTTAGAAGAGACTCTTGATATAAAATCTAAAGCTGCAAATTATAAAAATGCTGTAGTAATAGGTGGAGGAGTTTTAGGACTTGAAACTGCATGGGGACTAAAAAATCTTGGTATAGATGTAACAGTTCTGGAAGTTATGCCTAAAATACTTCCAAGACAGCTTGATGAAAAAGGAAGTGCTTTACTTGAAAGAATAATTTTGGATACTGGAATAAAAGTTGAAAAAGGAGTCCAAGTAAAGGGATTTGAAGGAAATGGAAAGGTCGAAAAGGTAGTTTTAAAGGATGGAAGAGAATTCCCAGCAGATCTTGTAATAGTAAGTGCAGGAATAGTACCTAATAAGGGATTTGCACTTTCTTGTGATTTGAAAGCTAATAAAGGAATAACTGTTAATGAAAAAATGGAAACATGTATAAAAGATATATATGCATGTGGAGATATAGCTGAATTTAATGGTAGAGTAATGGGACTTTGGCAAGTAGCAATGGAACAAGGTAAAGTTGCAGGAGCCAATATATGTGGAGATGAAATAATATATAAAGAGCAGGTTCAACCTTTAAGTTTTGATGGAATGAATACAAAGCTTTTATCAATAGGAGATGTTCATTCTAATGAGGGAGAAACTGATTATGTAGAAGAATATGATGCAGCTAAGAAAATATATAAGAAACTGGTATTCAGTGAAGGAGTATTAAAAGGAGCAATTCTTATAGGGGATACTTCAAAATCAATTGCAATAATAAAAGCAGTTAGAGAAGGTATTAGAAAAAATGATATTTTAGCAAAAATGTATAACTAA
- the tsaB gene encoding tRNA (adenosine(37)-N6)-threonylcarbamoyltransferase complex dimerization subunit type 1 TsaB gives MLVLAIDTATKIASVALYDDKIGILGETNLYVKTNHSNIIMGLIDNLFKMTGFTIKDVDKIAVTVGPGSFTGIRIGVAIAKGLTYGTDKKIVGINELDVIANNAESRDGIIVPLIDARKGRVYFSTYRYVENKIENISEYKDGDLADILEEMKEEKYIFVGDGAIAYSDMIEEKMGERGTLFSKTSSIPRAAVAARLAVDSKDDNLYTLEPFYVNKSQAEREKEKRENNK, from the coding sequence ATGTTGGTTTTAGCAATTGATACAGCTACAAAAATTGCAAGTGTAGCATTATATGATGATAAGATAGGAATTTTAGGAGAGACAAACTTATATGTAAAAACCAATCATTCAAATATTATTATGGGATTAATAGATAACTTGTTTAAGATGACTGGTTTTACTATAAAAGATGTGGATAAAATTGCTGTTACTGTAGGTCCAGGTTCTTTTACTGGTATAAGAATTGGAGTAGCTATTGCAAAGGGACTTACTTATGGTACTGATAAAAAAATTGTTGGTATAAATGAATTAGATGTAATAGCCAATAATGCTGAGTCTAGAGATGGAATTATAGTTCCACTTATAGATGCGAGAAAAGGAAGAGTATATTTCTCTACGTATAGATATGTAGAGAATAAGATAGAAAATATATCAGAATATAAAGATGGGGATCTTGCTGATATATTAGAAGAGATGAAGGAAGAAAAATATATTTTTGTTGGAGATGGAGCAATTGCTTATTCAGATATGATAGAAGAAAAAATGGGAGAGAGAGGTACTCTGTTTTCTAAGACATCTTCTATTCCTAGAGCAGCTGTAGCTGCAAGATTAGCAGTTGATTCAAAAGATGATAATCTATATACATTGGAACCATTCTATGTTAATAAATCTCAAGCTGAAAGAGAAAAAGAAAAAAGAGAAAATAATAAATAG
- the tsaE gene encoding tRNA (adenosine(37)-N6)-threonylcarbamoyltransferase complex ATPase subunit type 1 TsaE encodes MNRILSFNELDNLAEKLADYSKENTVIALIGDLGTGKTTFTQKFAKRLGVKEGIKSPTFNYVLEYFSGRLPLYHFDVYRLQEAEEIYEIGYEDYLNNDGVVLIEWANIIESELPKEYIKIELKHHDDISREVDLTYVGNSTKEKEMLDYVGFSN; translated from the coding sequence ATGAATAGAATACTCAGTTTCAATGAGTTGGATAATTTAGCAGAAAAACTGGCTGACTATTCAAAAGAAAACACTGTGATAGCCCTAATTGGTGATTTAGGAACAGGAAAAACAACTTTTACTCAGAAATTTGCAAAACGTTTAGGAGTTAAAGAAGGGATTAAAAGTCCTACATTTAACTATGTTTTGGAATATTTTAGTGGAAGACTTCCTTTATATCACTTTGATGTATATCGTTTGCAGGAAGCTGAAGAGATTTATGAAATTGGATATGAAGATTATCTAAATAATGATGGGGTAGTCTTAATTGAATGGGCTAATATTATAGAGAGTGAGCTTCCTAAAGAGTATATTAAAATTGAGCTAAAACATCATGATGACATATCGAGAGAGGTAGATTTGACCTACGTTGGAAATAGCACAAAAGAGAAGGAGATGTTAGATTATGTTGGTTTTAGCAATTGA
- the rfaE2 gene encoding D-glycero-beta-D-manno-heptose 1-phosphate adenylyltransferase has protein sequence MILSRETAAKLVAELKLQGKSVVFTNGCFDILHIGHLRYLNEAKRQGDILIVGVNSDASVRKLKGPTRPINNEIDRAEMLSGLKAVDFTLIFDELTPIETLEILKPSIHVKGGDYKKEELPETSTVEKNGGEVRILAFVEGKSTTNIVNKIQFKNNDGGKNE, from the coding sequence ATGATACTGAGCAGAGAGACAGCAGCGAAATTAGTTGCAGAACTTAAATTGCAAGGAAAAAGTGTTGTTTTTACAAATGGATGCTTTGATATTTTGCATATAGGGCATTTAAGATATTTAAACGAAGCTAAAAGACAGGGAGATATCCTTATTGTAGGAGTAAACTCTGATGCTTCTGTTAGAAAACTAAAAGGACCTACAAGACCGATAAATAATGAAATTGATAGAGCAGAGATGTTATCAGGGCTAAAGGCTGTTGATTTTACACTTATTTTTGATGAATTAACACCAATAGAAACATTAGAAATATTAAAACCATCTATCCATGTAAAAGGTGGAGATTATAAAAAAGAGGAATTACCAGAGACTTCAACAGTTGAGAAAAATGGAGGAGAAGTAAGAATTCTTGCCTTTGTAGAAGGAAAATCAACAACAAATATAGTAAATAAGATACAGTTTAAGAATAATGATGGAGGAAAAAATGAATAG
- a CDS encoding CoA pyrophosphatase: MERSLADVLENGDERIIGRSRQFLSAVLIALITIKGKVHIILEKRAFGIKQGGEISFPGGKFEKNDRNTRNTAVRESVEELGISCENIEVLGKFGTLVNPSGVILDAYVGKINISQLSEIKYNRAEVEKIILVPMEFFLNTSPKVEKIAMENIPLFSAKELKLPKRYEKSWAGRAREVYFYSYQNEVIWGMTAEIIYEFVQELKRNGKLHMEGLK; encoded by the coding sequence ATGGAGAGATCTTTAGCTGATGTTTTGGAAAATGGTGACGAAAGAATTATAGGGAGAAGCAGACAGTTTTTATCAGCTGTTTTAATTGCTTTGATAACTATAAAAGGAAAAGTACATATTATTTTAGAAAAAAGAGCTTTCGGGATAAAACAGGGAGGAGAGATATCTTTTCCTGGAGGAAAGTTTGAAAAAAATGATAGAAATACAAGAAATACAGCTGTTCGAGAAAGTGTAGAAGAACTGGGAATAAGTTGTGAAAATATAGAGGTATTAGGTAAGTTTGGAACACTTGTAAACCCATCTGGAGTCATTTTAGACGCATATGTTGGAAAAATTAATATTTCACAACTTTCAGAAATAAAGTATAATAGAGCTGAAGTTGAAAAAATTATTCTTGTTCCTATGGAATTTTTTCTAAACACTTCGCCTAAAGTTGAGAAGATAGCAATGGAGAATATACCCCTTTTTTCTGCAAAAGAGTTAAAACTTCCTAAAAGATATGAAAAATCTTGGGCAGGTAGAGCTAGAGAGGTATATTTTTATAGTTATCAAAATGAAGTGATTTGGGGAATGACAGCAGAGATAATCTACGAATTTGTGCAGGAATTAAAAAGGAATGGGAAATTGCATATGGAGGGATTGAAATGA
- the upp gene encoding uracil phosphoribosyltransferase, producing MAVIEINHPLIQHKLTLMRSADTDTKSFRENLNEIAKLMTYEATKTLKLQDKEVTTPLMTTTGCELQDRIALVPILRAGLGMTAGILDLMPTAKVGHIGVYRNEETLEPVYYYCKLPVDITSRKVIVVDPMLATGGSAVYAIDYLKKEGVKDIIFMCLVAAPEGIAKLLNKHPDVDIYTAKIDQGLTEEGYIYPGLGDCGDRIFGTK from the coding sequence ATGGCTGTTATAGAAATAAATCACCCATTAATACAACATAAATTGACACTTATGAGAAGTGCAGATACTGATACTAAATCTTTTAGAGAGAACTTAAATGAGATTGCAAAATTAATGACTTATGAAGCAACAAAAACTTTAAAATTACAAGATAAAGAAGTTACTACACCTTTAATGACAACTACAGGTTGTGAATTACAGGATAGAATTGCATTAGTTCCTATCTTAAGAGCTGGACTTGGAATGACTGCTGGAATTTTAGATTTAATGCCAACAGCAAAAGTTGGACATATTGGAGTATATAGAAATGAAGAAACTCTAGAGCCTGTATATTACTACTGTAAATTACCAGTAGATATTACTTCAAGAAAAGTAATAGTTGTTGACCCAATGTTAGCAACAGGTGGTTCTGCAGTTTATGCAATAGATTACCTTAAAAAAGAAGGAGTTAAAGATATAATATTTATGTGTCTTGTAGCAGCTCCAGAAGGAATAGCAAAACTTTTAAATAAACATCCAGATGTTGATATATATACAGCAAAAATCGACCAAGGATTAACTGAAGAAGGATATATCTATCCAGGATTAGGAGACTGTGGAGACAGAATATTCGGAACAAAATAG
- a CDS encoding cytochrome c biogenesis CcdA family protein — MSYLTIFLGGILSFFSPCILPVLPLYIGYLSGNNIENKKGIAINTVFFTFGISFAFVFLALGFSALGQLVYRYRNVFILVCGILTILLGLFQLQIFKNNFLSRERRINFDVKKMNPFVAFIFGFTFSFAWTPCIGPALSGVLMAISSIDNRTQGIILMLVYTLGFIIPFLITGFFSSFFLKLFKKNMGIVKYTPKIMGVLLILLGILIITGKLDYLLTYIA, encoded by the coding sequence ATGAGCTACCTAACTATTTTTTTAGGAGGAATACTTTCTTTTTTTTCACCATGTATTCTTCCTGTATTACCACTTTATATAGGATACCTGTCTGGAAATAACATTGAAAACAAAAAAGGTATTGCAATAAACACTGTATTCTTTACTTTTGGCATCTCTTTTGCTTTTGTTTTTCTAGCATTAGGTTTTTCTGCCTTAGGTCAGTTAGTATACAGATACAGAAATGTCTTCATTCTTGTATGTGGTATTCTAACTATTTTGTTAGGACTGTTTCAGCTTCAAATTTTCAAAAATAATTTTTTATCAAGGGAAAGAAGAATTAATTTTGATGTAAAGAAAATGAATCCGTTTGTTGCATTTATATTTGGATTCACATTTAGTTTTGCATGGACACCTTGTATAGGTCCTGCACTATCAGGAGTATTAATGGCAATAAGCTCTATTGATAACAGAACCCAGGGGATTATTTTAATGCTTGTATATACTTTGGGATTTATAATACCATTTTTAATTACAGGTTTTTTCAGTTCCTTTTTCCTTAAATTATTTAAGAAAAATATGGGAATTGTTAAATATACACCTAAAATTATGGGAGTATTACTAATTCTTCTTGGTATTCTTATCATCACTGGTAAACTTGATTATCTTTTAACCTATATTGCATAA
- a CDS encoding TlpA disulfide reductase family protein, which yields MKKIIGILLLLLSFTSFAGTEKAPNFTAKDQYGIEHSIENYKGKFVLLTFWATWCPACRHELPVLDELYKKYGENKKDIVFLGVNSEKMDTVKEFLESKGYKFPTVVSEEAFQKYPVRAFPTLFVIDRDGNVINYAMGAIPGDTLERYINASLLEKSF from the coding sequence ATGAAAAAAATAATAGGAATTTTACTTCTACTTCTATCTTTTACATCATTTGCTGGTACTGAAAAAGCACCAAATTTTACAGCTAAAGACCAATATGGTATTGAGCACTCAATTGAAAATTACAAAGGTAAGTTTGTTCTTTTAACATTCTGGGCTACATGGTGTCCAGCATGCAGACATGAACTTCCAGTACTTGATGAGCTTTACAAAAAATATGGTGAAAATAAAAAAGATATTGTATTTCTTGGAGTAAATAGCGAAAAGATGGATACAGTTAAAGAATTTTTAGAAAGTAAAGGATACAAGTTTCCTACTGTTGTAAGTGAGGAAGCATTTCAGAAATACCCTGTGAGAGCATTTCCCACACTCTTTGTTATAGATAGAGATGGAAATGTTATTAACTATGCTATGGGAGCTATCCCAGGTGACACACTTGAAAGATATATTAATGCATCACTACTTGAAAAATCTTTCTAG
- a CDS encoding putative glycoside hydrolase, with translation MKSQKKFITTVLGAIAVYLIAITATADVTKGIGLKDNKIQPEKEITKISKEEEKEIAKSSIDKTTTEENNISTPDTKDVNSVKAVSPEPVNTETPKTEIETKEEEPVKEEIAQEVSNNINYGFTNKLKTSLFSDNKGTKVLDTLRKATRVEILEEKQIETKKESKIKKKDGTFEIKVTAQITNWTKVKYNKNLKTYIGWIRSENISKDIHKVSPENLKNISFKPVEKINYPDNPKRDNVRGVYLTVYSAASEKKMNEMIALAKRTPINAFVIDVKDDGGKLLFKTEAEKKYLGVSFDKYPVNDIQKFIQKLKDNNIYVIARIVSFKDPRYAKKNPDKAIIKLADGKPYTNSDGVIWVSAHDRNLWEYNVAVAKEAAKAGFNEIQFDYVRFPASNGGKLDKQLNYRNTNGETKPETIAKYLKYARKELSPLGVYIAADVYGQVGSSSDDMGLGQHWEVIANEVDFICPMAYPSHYGKGVYGLSVPDANPYTTIYRSTLDGVNRNNNIDYPANVRPWLQAFTAKWVKGHINYGKNEIDAQVKALKDLGIDEYLLWSPSNRYGIVEK, from the coding sequence ATGAAGAGCCAAAAGAAATTTATTACAACTGTATTAGGGGCAATTGCAGTTTATCTAATTGCCATTACTGCTACAGCAGATGTTACAAAGGGGATTGGATTAAAAGACAACAAAATCCAACCTGAAAAAGAGATAACAAAAATATCCAAAGAGGAGGAAAAGGAAATAGCAAAATCTTCAATTGATAAAACCACAACTGAAGAAAATAATATTTCAACTCCTGACACTAAAGATGTGAATAGTGTTAAAGCAGTAAGTCCTGAACCAGTTAACACAGAAACACCAAAAACAGAGATAGAAACAAAAGAGGAAGAGCCTGTAAAGGAAGAGATTGCTCAGGAAGTTAGCAATAATATTAACTATGGATTTACAAATAAGCTTAAAACATCACTTTTCAGTGATAATAAGGGAACAAAAGTATTAGACACATTAAGAAAAGCAACAAGAGTTGAGATCTTAGAAGAAAAACAGATTGAAACAAAAAAAGAGAGCAAAATCAAAAAGAAAGATGGAACTTTTGAAATAAAAGTTACCGCTCAAATAACTAATTGGACAAAAGTCAAATATAATAAAAATTTAAAAACATATATAGGATGGATAAGAAGTGAAAATATCTCTAAAGATATACATAAAGTTTCTCCAGAGAATTTAAAAAATATAAGCTTCAAACCAGTTGAAAAAATCAATTACCCTGACAATCCTAAAAGAGACAATGTCAGAGGAGTATATCTAACTGTTTATTCAGCAGCTTCTGAAAAAAAGATGAACGAAATGATTGCACTTGCTAAACGTACTCCTATCAATGCATTTGTAATAGATGTAAAAGATGATGGGGGAAAACTTCTTTTTAAAACAGAAGCAGAAAAAAAATACTTGGGAGTTTCTTTTGATAAATATCCAGTTAATGATATTCAAAAATTTATCCAAAAATTAAAGGATAATAATATCTATGTAATAGCAAGAATAGTTTCTTTTAAAGACCCAAGATATGCTAAGAAAAATCCTGATAAAGCTATTATAAAGCTAGCAGATGGTAAACCATATACAAACAGTGATGGTGTAATCTGGGTATCTGCTCATGATAGAAATCTGTGGGAATATAACGTTGCAGTTGCTAAAGAAGCTGCAAAAGCAGGATTTAATGAAATTCAATTTGATTATGTAAGATTCCCAGCATCAAATGGTGGAAAACTTGATAAACAATTAAACTATAGAAATACAAATGGTGAAACAAAACCTGAAACTATTGCTAAATATTTAAAATATGCGAGAAAAGAGTTATCTCCTTTAGGTGTATATATAGCAGCAGATGTATATGGACAAGTTGGAAGTTCTTCTGATGACATGGGACTTGGACAACATTGGGAGGTAATAGCTAATGAAGTTGACTTTATCTGTCCAATGGCTTATCCTAGCCACTATGGAAAAGGTGTATATGGACTATCTGTTCCAGATGCAAATCCATACACTACAATATACCGTTCAACTTTAGATGGAGTAAATAGAAATAACAATATTGATTATCCAGCTAATGTTAGACCTTGGTTACAAGCTTTTACTGCAAAATGGGTAAAAGGACATATCAATTATGGAAAAAATGAAATTGATGCACAGGTTAAAGCTCTTAAAGATTTAGGAATTGATGAATATTTATTATGGAGCCCAAGTAACAGATACGGCATCGTTGAAAAATAA
- the truB gene encoding tRNA pseudouridine(55) synthase TruB — protein MEGIININKPSGITSFDVIRNLRKILREKKIGHTGTLDPLAEGVLIVCVGKATRLVQDIEGYSKVYTAGFELGYQTDTYDVEGKVIEESDKKEVTREELEKTLSTFIGTTKQVPPMYSALKVNGKKLYELARQGIEVERKTRDITIDFIEILDFDGNKGKIRCKVSKGTYIRSLINDIGMHLGTYATMTSLVRENVGDINLKDSFTLEEIQDLYSSENFNFIWSVEEFFKYPKLTLSNEKDLRLYLNGNTVRFSANDGRYRIYCDGEFLGLANVGNNLLKGYKYF, from the coding sequence TTGGAGGGAATAATAAATATTAACAAACCTTCAGGAATAACTTCCTTTGATGTAATTAGAAATCTTAGAAAAATCCTAAGAGAAAAGAAAATAGGGCACACTGGTACCTTAGATCCTTTAGCAGAGGGAGTACTTATAGTATGTGTTGGTAAAGCAACAAGACTTGTACAGGATATCGAAGGATATTCAAAAGTCTATACTGCCGGATTTGAACTTGGTTATCAGACAGATACCTATGATGTTGAAGGAAAAGTTATTGAAGAATCAGACAAAAAAGAAGTTACAAGAGAAGAACTTGAAAAAACGCTATCAACTTTTATAGGAACAACTAAACAGGTTCCACCTATGTATTCAGCATTAAAAGTTAATGGAAAAAAACTTTATGAGCTTGCAAGACAGGGAATAGAAGTTGAAAGAAAAACTAGAGATATAACAATTGACTTTATAGAGATACTTGATTTTGATGGAAATAAAGGAAAAATAAGATGCAAAGTTTCTAAAGGAACTTATATACGTTCACTTATTAATGATATTGGAATGCATCTTGGTACTTATGCAACTATGACTTCTCTTGTGAGAGAAAATGTAGGCGATATAAATCTTAAGGATTCTTTTACTTTAGAAGAGATTCAGGATTTATATAGCAGTGAGAATTTTAACTTTATTTGGAGTGTAGAGGAATTTTTTAAATATCCAAAACTTACACTTTCAAATGAAAAAGACCTGAGACTATATTTAAATGGAAACACTGTCAGATTTTCTGCTAATGATGGCAGATACAGAATATACTGTGACGGTGAATTTTTAGGTCTAGCAAATGTAGGTAATAATTTATTAAAAGGGTATAAATATTTTTAA